Proteins from one Triticum aestivum cultivar Chinese Spring chromosome 7A, IWGSC CS RefSeq v2.1, whole genome shotgun sequence genomic window:
- the LOC123151191 gene encoding lysine-specific demethylase JMJ30 yields MDTGEPTGTAAAAAGGEKRAMLLRQITEEGGFAFVASAEKAAAGDLRAAEAAREMAWEQLHSGPWSEVEPAWRHAYALACLHVASLRAGDDRRAALRALDMGLIMGGDLLRAELEAAIAQVPANGNREGEGDGAGDAGRNVERWREGLSRNRDLGDALKVLPVKSLSCKQIERRTCISLEAFIHDYFLRESPVILSGCIDHWPARTKWKDIKYLERIAGDRTIPVEVGKSYVCNEWRQDLITFSQFLERMSSPDCSANLTYLAQHPLFDQIKELREDIVVPEYCYAGGGKLQSLNAWFGPHGTVTPLHHDPHHNLFAQVLGRKYIRLYHASISEDLYPHMETMLSNTSQVDLDNIDVKEFPRTEDLEFMDNILEEGDLLYIPPKWWHYVRSLSTSFSVSFWWRTSILPSQGS; encoded by the exons ATGGACACCGGCGAGCCTACGGgtacagcggcagcggcggcgggaggagagaaGCGGGCGATGCTGCTGCGGCAGATCACCGAGGAGGGAGGCTTCGCCTTCGTGGCCTCCGCGGAGAAGGCGGCCGCGGGGGACCtgcgcgcggcggaggcggcgcgggagATGGCCTGGGAGCAGCTGCACTCGGGGCCGTGGAGCGAGGTGGAGCCTGCGTGGCGGCACGCCTACGCGCTCGCTTGTCTCCACGTCGCGAGTCTCCGCGCCGGTGACGACCGCCGCGCGGCGCTCCGAGCGCTCGACATGGGCCTCATCATGGGTGGCGACCTCCTCCGCGCAGAGCTCGAAGCAGCCATCGCGCAGGTCCCTGCCAATGGAAATCGCGAGGGCGAAGGCGACGGTGCGGGAGACGCCGGCAGAAACGTGGAGAGGTGGAGGGAAGGGCTCAGTAGGAATCGAGACCTCGGCGAT GCGCTCAAAGTTCTGCCGGTGAAATCCCTATCTTGTAAGCAAATCGAGCGGCGGACATGCATTTCTTTGGAGGCATTTATACATGATTACTTTTTACGTGAGTCCCCTGTTATACTCAGTGGCTGCATTGATCATTGGCCTGCAAGGACAAAGTGGAAGGACATAAAATACCTAGAGAGGATAGCTGGAGACCGCACTATTCCTGTCGAG GTTGGAAAAAGTTATGTTTGTAATGAGTGGAGGCAGGACCTTATCACATTTTCACAGTTTCTTGAGAGAATGTCGTCACCTGATTGTTCTGCAAACTTGACGTATCTAGCCCAGCATCCATTGTTTGACCAG ATAAAAGAGCTTCGTGAAGACATAGTGGTTCCTGAGTACTGTTATGCTGGCGGTGGGAAACTCCAATCGCTCAATGCTTGGTTTGGCCCTCATGGGACTGTGACACCATTGCATCATGACCCACATCACAACCTTTTTGCTCAG GTCTTGGGCAGAAAGTATATTAGACTCTATCATGCTTCCATCTCCGAGGATTTGTACCCTCACATGGAAACTATGCTAAGCAATACGAGCCAG GTAGATCTTGACAACATTGATGTTAAGGAATTCCCAAGGACAGAAGATCTTGAATTCATGGACAACATATTGGAGGAAGGTGACCTGCTTTACATACCACCAAAATGGTGGCATTACGTGAGATCTCTTTCTACCAGTTTCTCTGTTAGCTTTTGGTGGCGCACGTCAATTCTTCCTTCACAGGGTTCATGA